A stretch of DNA from Bacillota bacterium:
CACAGGGCCTCTTGAAGCATGGTCCCCTGAAGCTTCCGCAGCCATTTGGCGAAGGTTATCTGCTGGTGCGGAACCGGGTCCAATCGCTTACCCCCCGTTCAGTCTCTGCAGTTCGTCAAGGATGCGTCTCTCTGCCATCGCAATATACTGCGGGTTGATTTCGATGCCGATGAACTTCCGACCATGCTGGGCAGCAACCAATCCAGTCGTGCCTGAGCCAAAGAAGGGATCCAGTACGTAATCCCCCGGTCCGGACCCCGCCAGGATACACGGTTCAATCAGCCGGGGCGGAAATGTGGCAAAGTGGGCCTCCGGAAACGGTTGCGTGTTTACAGACCAAACGCTTCTCTTGTTCCGGAACCCGCCGGAACCGTTTGGCTCCCGGATAACCTCATGGTCGTAGTAGTATCGCTCGTTCTTTGCGAAGAGAAACAGGTATTCGTGCGCAACAGTCGGACGATCCCTGACACTTTCTGGGATACAGTTGGGTTTGTACCAAATAACGTCACACCTGAGGTACCAGCCTTCCTCCTGAAGGCGGAAGGCCACCCTCCAGGGAATACCAATCAAGTCCTTGGGCTTCAAGCCCCTGGGAGTAGGAGGGCGAAAGGGTAGCCCCCGGACCACATGCCCATTATCGGTTTTCTTATCGGGAGCCCGATAGGCCCTGCCCCCGCTCGTGTAAGCATCTCCCAGGTTGAGCCACAGCGTCCCGTCATCCGCCAGAACCCTTTTCACCTTGTCGAACACCTCAACCAGGCGCTCAATGTAGTCCTCCAGGCTGTCTTCCGTACCGATCTGCCCGTCGGCGTTGTAGTCCCGTAGGCCCCAGTAGGGCGGGGACGTTATGCAGCACCTTGCACAGCCGGCAGGCAGCGCTTCAAGCCATTCCTCAGCCTTTCCGCAGAATATGTAAGAACCGCTCAGTTCCTGAAATTCTCCCACAGGTCGCTCAAAAACCACGTGCATCTCCTCGCCTCCCAAAGGCCCTGGGAGGTTCGTAGTAGTCGTCATGGGGAAAAGCAGCTGTTCGGGATTCCTGTCCATAGGAGTTCCCCCCAATCAAAGCGATACGATTCTCTGCCAGCGCGGCTATCTCCTGTCGCGAGGCTGCCACATATGCTGTACAGGTAAACCAACGCCATCATGGAGGTGCCACAGATGTCCGAACCCAGGATCCCCGATCCCGCTTCCCTGAAGGAGGCCCTGCGCCAGGCCATCGAGAGCGGTCAGCTGGGCCAGCAACTGGAGCAACTCAAGGCCCACACCCAGATGGGACGGGCCCGCCTGGAAGAGGTAGAGTCCTCTCTGGGGTCACTGCGCGACCTGCTGGACACGGTAAGGCAGGATCTTACCGGCGAAAGCGCGCTGCAGGGCTCAACCGCAGACCTCCTGGCCGAGGTCATGCGGCAACCCGCCTTCACCCAGCTGGCCGTGGAGGTGCTCGCCAGGGTCCTGGCGGAGAAGAAAGGCGGCCCGCCCGAGACCGGTCAGGGGTAGCCCCTATTTCTTGATCAGCTGGGCCAGCAACTGGGCAGCCACCTTCTGAAACTGGGGGGAAGAGATGATACCGGCCAGCGCCTCCGCCCCCGGTGCCGGCGAGGATGCGGCGGAAGCCGGCGTCGCCCGCGGCGCGGGCGGCGCGGAACCGGTCTCTGCCGCCGCTGACGGGGGAGATTCCCCGGTGTCCGCAACGGGGCCGGGCGCGGAAGGCCCGGCCGGTAATGCCCGGGTGCGGGCCAGGGCGTGCAGGGCTTCCGCCAGCAGCATCACCTCGGCCAGTTCCTCGGCCATGGCCTGGCAGCGGAGCTTCAGCAGCCCCAGGCAGCAGTCCAGTTCCTCCTCCCGGCTGGCGGGGAACCCCCCGCCAGCGGGATCCGCACTCTCCGCACGAGAATCCCTATTATCCGCACGGGGACGGGACAGGTGACAGCCCACATTCGGCGGGGCTGCGGGGGCACCAGACCCGGCGCCGGTGCGCACCCCCTCCTCGCGGGGGAGCAACTTCTCCAGGTGACAGATCAGATCCCGGCGCCGGGATTCCAGTTCCGCCAGCCGGGCATCCAGCTCCTCTTTCCTCCTGCGGCAGGCCTGCACGGCCTGCTCCACCCCGGCGGTCTCCAACGTCCCGTCCTCCCGCCCCGGTCTCTACCGTTCTATGCCCACAGCGCCAGGGGCGTTCACCAGCCCCGCCCCCTGCTCGTCGGGGCCCAGCGACGGGAGCCCGGCGGCGGTCTCCTTGAGGCGACGCTCCACCTCGTCTCTGCCCAGCCGGGGCCAGCGGGAAAGGACCAGGGCCGCCGTCCCGCTCACGTGCGGTGCTGCCATGGAGGTGCCGCTCAGCTCGCGGTACCCATCTCCGTAAGTGGAGAGGATGCGGGACCCCGGCGCTGCCAGGTCCACCTCGGGACCGCGGCTGCTGTAGCGGGCCAGCGTATCGCCGGCGTCCAGGGCACTGACGGCAATCACACCCGGGTGGGTGGCGGGGTAATCTACCGAGTCAGGACGGCCGTTGTTACCCGCGGCCGCCACCAGCACCAGCCCGGCATCGAGGGCGGCTTGCAGGGCGCGGCCCAGAGCCCGGTTCTTGTTGCCCCCGAAGCTCATGTTGACCACCTGCATGCCGTGCTCGAGGCACCACTGGATGCCGGAGATGATGTTGGAGATGGCCCCCGACCCCTGGCCGTCAAAGGCCTTCACCGAGTATATTTCGGCATCCGGGGCCACGCCCACCACTCCGATCTGATTGTCGCGGGCGGCAATGATTCCCGCCACATGGGTGCCGTGACCGTTGTCATCCTGGGGAGGCTTCCCGGCATCGACCAGGTTGGTACCCCCTCTCACCGCCCCCTTCAGGTCGGGGTGACCGGCGTTGACACCCGTGTCGACGACCGCCACCTTCACCCCCCTTCCCCGGCTCTGCTCCCAGGCGCGGGGCGCTCCCACCCTCTGCACCCCCCACGGCACCGTCTGGTCCGCAGGGACGCTGGGCCTGCGCCACCAGCAGAGGATATGCATGACGCCGTCCTCTTCCACGTCCATGATCTGGGGCGACAGAGCCAGGGCACGGTAGAACTCGGAAGTCGCCCGGGGAAACTCGCACAGAGCCCCGTTTATGAGGGGCAACTCGCCGATGACTTCCCCGCCCAGGGACCTCACCAGGCCCATTCCCTGCGCCAGGGGGACGTCCTTCCAGAACGTTACGATTTTCCGCTCCCGGGGTGGAACCACCCTGCCCCGGCTCCGGGACGCCGCGGCACCCACCACGCCGAGCAGCAGCACACCAGCAATTGGCCACACGGGGAACCCCTCCCGCGTTGACAGAATATGATGTTGCTGCCCCATATCTATGTCAGCGTCAGCAAGGGCGTGCGTTGTCCGCCCGCGCGAGGAGGTGCCGGGTTTGCCGGTCAGCACCGACGACTGGCAGGAAAAGCTGAGGAGACTGGAAGAGGAAATCGCCTGTAGCCGCCAGCGGCGCCTGGAACTGCGGGAGATCTTGGACCGCCTGGAGCAGCTCAAGCGCCAGGTCGACTCCCTTGCCGCCGCTCCTTCGCCACTGCGAACGGGAGAAACCGAAGGCGCACGGGAACTGGCGACCGGCGAAGGCGTGCCGGTCCCGGCTGCCGGCGAAGGCGAAGGCGTGCCGCCGCCGGCACACGGGGAGAGCCCGGAACCGGACGGTGGTTCCGCCCCCGGGGACAACCTGCCCGGTGAGATGCCCGCGATTCCGGGGCAAGGCGGGGAGGACACCGGCGGGTGGAAAGCCAGATGGCGCCAGGCCATTCTGGAGCGCGGTCCCCAGGCACGCCTGGAACGCATGGGGGTGCTCACCGCCACGGTGGCCGGTCAGCTGGGGGCGGTAGAGGGCTCGCTGGAGACGGCCGCCCACTTCTTCGGTGCCGTGGCCTCCCGGCTGGCGACCGAAGAAGGCGGCATCCCCATCCCGGGTCACCTGGTACGGGAAGTCGTCACCTCCGAGTCTTTCCGTCTCCTGGCCGCCCGGCTGCTGGCCCGCTTCCTGCGGCAAACGGGTACCGGGTCTGCACATCCGGCAGCAAGCCCCATATTATGTAGTGAAGCCGGTCACCCGCAGGCCACATCGAGGAGAAAGGAGGTGCAGGCCGTGAAGCCACAGTCGCCCGATCCCGGGTTCTTCTGGTGGATCATCATCATCCTGCTCATCTTCCTGCTGCTGTTCTTCTTCTTCCCCCTCGGAGCAGGAGCAGGCCAGTAAGGCAGGGCAAACCCACCGCTGAACCGGGGGGCAGGTAGCCCCCCGGTTCGCCCTGTTGCGAAGGCGGAGGCATGCCTTGCTAAGGCGGAGCGCGATCTCACGAAGGCGGAGGCGCAGGCGGCGGAGCGGGAACGAAGAACAGGGGTAGCAGGATGAGGAGGAACGCCAGGATCATTACCACGACGAGCAGCCAGTCAATTTGCAAGAGGCGGGCACCTCCTTCCGCCCTCCAACAAGTAGGGGGCAGCCCTTCGCCGCCCCCTACCCGGGTCCCGGGCTCCCCTAGAAGATGATCCAGAGGAGAATGATGATGGGCAGGAAGATGATGAACAGCAGCCACCAGACCAGCCCGGTGGTGTTCATCCCCTTCTTCACGACGCCTCACCTCCTCTCAGGGCATCCAGTGCCGCCAACAGCAAACGCGCATGGAGGGGCAGGAACAGAGCGGCCACGCCCAGGGCAGCAAGCACAATGAGTGCCTCTACCCGGGCCCGGGTGTACCGGCCAGGCTCCTGGAGGGGCCGCTCGGGGGCAATTACCTGCCTGCCCAGCGGATAGAGAGGAATCATGGCACTCAGTACGAAGAGCATGGAGCCGTGCAGCCTTACCAGGTACTCGGTTTCCACCAGGAGACTGCGAACCTGCTGACTTGCCTGGCTCACAGCGGTCATCCTTCCTGCCGGTTACTCGCTACATAATATGCCGGACCGTCCGACCAGGGTACCACGGTTTCCCATGGCACGGTAACGCCCGTCCCCGCATATCAAGGGTAGGGGGATGAGGATGGAGGGCGGGTCGCGCTGGCGCCGGGCATGGCATAGGATGAGGGCGTTCCTGGCCAGGGCGGCACTGCTGCCCCTGGCTCCCCTGCTGGGGTGGGGCCCTTTCACGCACATCGAGGTTGCCCGCCTGGCCTGGCGCAAGGTACGGACATGCCCGGACCTGGCGGCCAACGACCTGGCCGAGCGCCTGCAGGGCCACGAAGAGACCTTCGCCCGCGCCTCCGCCTCGGCCGACGCCATTTCCGCCCACCACGTGCTCAGGCGCTGCCCCCTCTATGACTACATGCACAACTGGATACCGGACAACGCCCACGGCCTGCCGCGATTCGGATACGCCCTGGTGCAGCAGTGTCTGCACGGTCCCCCGGCCGACCTGGCCGTGGCATGCGGGTGGCTGGCCCACCAGATGGCGGACTGGTGGGCCCACTACGCCCCCATCGCCCGGGACGGCACCCCGGCGGGCAACGCCGGCAATCCCGGACTTTTCTCCGGATATGCCAACTCGTTCCGGGTGATCGGTACGGACTTCTACCCGGAAATCCTCGAACACTACCGGGTGCTCGACCACGCCCTGCTGGAGCTGCTCTACGACCTCCTGGTGCTCTACCAGCCCGAGGGCGACAGCCTGCGAGGCGAGCGCCCGGCTCTCTTCGCCCCCGAAGGGGAGAACCCCCTCACCCGCACCTCCGAACGCTGGGCGGCCCGGTTGCCCCGCGTCCCGCCTGCTGTGCTGGGGGAGATGGTGGAGGAATTCGGCCTGGTGATGCAAGGGCTGGTCACCCTATACTCCCTGCTACGCCCCTTCCGGCCGGTGCTTGGGGAGCGCGTCGATCGCCTCATCTCCTTCCGCCAGGTGGGGGCGTCCTACCTGGAACGCTGCGCCGACAAGATCGTGCAGGGGGTGTTCGGGGTCAGCGGGGAGGAAATCGCCCAGTGGGCCTCCCCGGACGTGCTCGCCCCAAAAACCGAACCACCTTACGCCGTCCGTATCTGGCCCATCCCCCGGGGACTGTATCCCGGGACTCCCCTGCTGGAGCTGGCCGGCTGGCTGGGCAACCTGCAAAGCGAGGTGGACACCTCTTTCCTGCCCCGTCTCGTCGAGCTGGCAAGAGGAGAGCCCGCCGGACCTCGCACCCTGGGCCTGGCCTTCCTCCTGGGCCTGACCACCGTTCCATCGACCACCGCCTCACCTGAGGAAGACCGCCTGCCGGCGTGGCTGTATCGCCTGATGCCGCCTGCCATTTCTCTGGCAGGGGTATCGCCCCCCCGGGTCGAGGCCGGGCTGGTCGAAGCCATCAGGGCACGGGAACTGGTAGTAACGTTCGTTCCCGCGGCCCGGACGGACGAGGACCCCACCGATGGCTCCAAGGCCCTGGACCCCACCAGCCTGCAGCTAGTCTTCAACGGATACGATATGGACCTGTATCCGGAATACTTCCGGGTGGAAAAGCACTTCCACGAGGGCAAGATCGTCTGGCATTGCCGCCTGCTGCAAGCGGTCGAGGAAGGCTATCACCAGGTGTGGGCGACCGGCCGGGATCGTTCCGGTATCGCCACCCTGCCCTTCCATTACGTGGTGGATCTCAGTGCGCGGCCCCCGTCGCCATGAGACAGGAGGACTTCCGCCGGGGAACGCCGGTTGCCGCAGATGCTCAGGGCAGCGAATCGAGCTGGGACGCGATGACATCCCATACGCCGGGCTTCTCGAATCCGCGCCGCCAGGAAGCCAGCCCGGCCAGACGGTAACGGGCCGCCAGTCTGACCCGTGCCAGCACGGAGCGCTCGTTCTCCAGCCACACCTGGTAGGCGACCCCGTCCTCCTCCCAGCGGGCATGGTCCTGGCCGGTGGCGGGGTCAAAGCGGGGGACCACCCCCCTCTCCGCCAGGAGAGCTTCCACTTCGGCCATGCCCAGGGCGCGCGAGGTCAGCCTGTACCCCCCACCGGGCTGCCGCTCCACCTTCCACAGGCGCGTGTAGAAGGGGATGCCCAGCAGCAGCTTGCCCGGCGGGACCTCCTCCAGGAGATCGCGGATACCCTTCTCGACCCAGGGCAGGGAGGCCACCGACCCCGCCCGGGCGGAGCCGGCGTAATGCTCATCGTAAGTCATCACCGCCAGGTAGTCGGCGACCCGGGCCAGGGCCCGGCGGTCGAGGAACCCCGACCAGGTGGGGCTGGGGGACTTCACCGTTACATCCACCGACACCACCAGGCCCTCCGGGTGGGCGAGCCGGCCCAGCTCCTCCACGAACCGGACGAAAAGCTGCTTCTCGGAAGGGTACACGTTCTCGAAATCCACGTTGATCCCGTCCAGGGCAAAGAGGCGGCAGTAGAAGAGCAATTGCCTGATCAGGTGGTTCCGTGCTCGCTCCTCCTGGAGCACCTGGCGGGTGAGGTCTGGATCGAAGTCGTTGCCCACCAGCACCCAGACGGCGTATCCCCGTCCGTGCGCCCACCTCACATAGGAGGCGTTACAGCCCGAAGAGAGGGAACCGTCCTCCCCCTTGAGGTACAGCCAGGTGGGGCACACCACATTCACGCCGGGGAGAGGACCGATGCTGTCCAGGTCGGGACCGCCCGGACGGGTGACGTGCTCCCAGGTGAGGCACACCGGGCCACCCGCCCGCACCGGTGCCGGCCGGGGGGGCCGGCCCACCCGGTGCACTCCCGCCCCCTCCACCCTCCCCGCCGGGACGTAGCCGGTGACCCCCTCTTCGGTGCGCACCAGCAACCACCTGCCCACGCGGTCGTAGACGAAGAGAGTGCTTCCGGCCGGCACGGTGGGGCCCGGCCACAGGGGCCATGGTCGGGCCCGGATGCGCACGTCCGCCAGGGCCCGCACCCGGGGGATCTCCCGCTCGGCCCGGTCGATGAGCAGGCGCGAACCCGCCACCTGCACCACGATGCCGTACATCTCCTGGAGGGCCTCGATGGGCACCCGGCCCTCGGGAGCGTAGAACTCGATCGACACGGGCGCGGCCTGGAGGAATTCGGTGGCCTGGGGAGAGGCCATGTCCAGTCGCCAGGGCGAGGTGGAGGTCTGTGCCCTGTCGCCTTCCATGAGGCGGATGGCAGGGTCAAAGTGCTCCCGCACCACCTGCACGGGGAGCCACACTACCCCCCGCCCATCGACCCGCGCCCAACCAATGCGGCGCGCCCCCAGGATGGCCTCCAGCCGCCCGG
This window harbors:
- a CDS encoding site-specific DNA-methyltransferase; the encoded protein is MDRNPEQLLFPMTTTTNLPGPLGGEEMHVVFERPVGEFQELSGSYIFCGKAEEWLEALPAGCARCCITSPPYWGLRDYNADGQIGTEDSLEDYIERLVEVFDKVKRVLADDGTLWLNLGDAYTSGGRAYRAPDKKTDNGHVVRGLPFRPPTPRGLKPKDLIGIPWRVAFRLQEEGWYLRCDVIWYKPNCIPESVRDRPTVAHEYLFLFAKNERYYYDHEVIREPNGSGGFRNKRSVWSVNTQPFPEAHFATFPPRLIEPCILAGSGPGDYVLDPFFGSGTTGLVAAQHGRKFIGIEINPQYIAMAERRILDELQRLNGG
- a CDS encoding S8 family peptidase, with amino-acid sequence MWPIAGVLLLGVVGAAASRSRGRVVPPRERKIVTFWKDVPLAQGMGLVRSLGGEVIGELPLINGALCEFPRATSEFYRALALSPQIMDVEEDGVMHILCWWRRPSVPADQTVPWGVQRVGAPRAWEQSRGRGVKVAVVDTGVNAGHPDLKGAVRGGTNLVDAGKPPQDDNGHGTHVAGIIAARDNQIGVVGVAPDAEIYSVKAFDGQGSGAISNIISGIQWCLEHGMQVVNMSFGGNKNRALGRALQAALDAGLVLVAAAGNNGRPDSVDYPATHPGVIAVSALDAGDTLARYSSRGPEVDLAAPGSRILSTYGDGYRELSGTSMAAPHVSGTAALVLSRWPRLGRDEVERRLKETAAGLPSLGPDEQGAGLVNAPGAVGIER
- a CDS encoding glycosyl hydrolase family 18 protein yields the protein MRPALRSLTVLLLVLAALAVLTVRLITPLATRGGGERPAVPGRLEAILGARRIGWARVDGRGVVWLPVQVVREHFDPAIRLMEGDRAQTSTSPWRLDMASPQATEFLQAAPVSIEFYAPEGRVPIEALQEMYGIVVQVAGSRLLIDRAEREIPRVRALADVRIRARPWPLWPGPTVPAGSTLFVYDRVGRWLLVRTEEGVTGYVPAGRVEGAGVHRVGRPPRPAPVRAGGPVCLTWEHVTRPGGPDLDSIGPLPGVNVVCPTWLYLKGEDGSLSSGCNASYVRWAHGRGYAVWVLVGNDFDPDLTRQVLQEERARNHLIRQLLFYCRLFALDGINVDFENVYPSEKQLFVRFVEELGRLAHPEGLVVSVDVTVKSPSPTWSGFLDRRALARVADYLAVMTYDEHYAGSARAGSVASLPWVEKGIRDLLEEVPPGKLLLGIPFYTRLWKVERQPGGGYRLTSRALGMAEVEALLAERGVVPRFDPATGQDHARWEEDGVAYQVWLENERSVLARVRLAARYRLAGLASWRRGFEKPGVWDVIASQLDSLP